In a genomic window of Bacillus sp. E(2018):
- a CDS encoding EsaB/YukD family protein encodes MYIEVTVDLKNYTGEAFDLRLSNFHTVKKVIDIVWQTKEIDLPPRDGYWVRVPNKNIVLSGNQKLIESGILTGDRFEIL; translated from the coding sequence ATGTACATCGAAGTTACCGTAGATTTAAAAAATTATACAGGGGAAGCGTTTGATCTTCGACTCTCAAACTTCCATACTGTAAAAAAAGTGATAGATATTGTTTGGCAAACAAAAGAAATTGACCTTCCGCCTAGAGACGGTTACTGGGTACGTGTGCCAAATAAAAATATTGTACTCTCCGGAAACCAAAAGCTGATAGAGAGTGGAATATTAACAGGTGATCGGTTTGAAATTCTTTGA
- the essB gene encoding type VII secretion protein EssB produces MTEKNKTYLEQILESQISRDEDSITFAFQKEKIKLDNVIEVELLKELDSDIQRSIIVDENELKITILPNSNYRYFPELTSQNDRSKWMFAFQLTKKVKEHTLNRLHLVVCPENIVFDQSLSPAFLHYGVKESIPPYEAEHERVWKELKATIVFLVDGKHSFHDYLKLHETIELSTTAKEALEVDDLNGLLLFIQKKLNEIDEKDKMMLNIPQKKWKITQYASIGLMICFIPAIIYTVYSLFFLQPRQEAFVSSNEHFLGKEYSEVVEVMSDYDVEDMPNVVQYQLASSYIINESLTEEQKENIQNTVSLQSEPLYFQYWIHIGRGNAKEALDIARSLEDKDLIMFALIKYREVLKSDDKLSSEEKQQKIKEVQAEIDEYLEEQEAIKEEEERLKEEERKAEEEKQKEQEAMEQKAKEEAAAAEKEQKPATPPKPTNAN; encoded by the coding sequence ATGACCGAAAAAAACAAAACATATTTGGAACAAATCTTAGAATCCCAGATTAGTAGAGACGAGGATTCTATTACTTTTGCATTTCAAAAAGAAAAAATAAAACTAGATAACGTTATTGAAGTAGAACTGTTAAAAGAATTAGATTCAGATATTCAACGGTCCATTATCGTTGATGAGAACGAGCTTAAGATCACCATCCTCCCCAACTCTAATTACCGGTATTTTCCCGAATTAACAAGTCAAAATGATAGAAGTAAATGGATGTTTGCGTTTCAACTCACAAAAAAAGTAAAAGAACATACACTGAATCGTTTACATTTGGTGGTATGTCCCGAAAACATAGTATTTGATCAAAGTCTATCACCAGCTTTCCTACATTATGGAGTGAAAGAAAGTATTCCTCCTTACGAAGCAGAGCATGAAAGAGTTTGGAAAGAACTTAAAGCTACGATCGTTTTCTTAGTGGATGGTAAACATTCCTTTCATGATTACTTAAAGCTTCATGAAACCATTGAATTATCAACCACAGCTAAAGAGGCACTAGAAGTCGATGATTTAAATGGACTGTTACTTTTCATACAAAAAAAATTAAATGAAATAGATGAAAAAGATAAAATGATGCTAAATATTCCACAAAAGAAATGGAAGATTACACAATATGCATCAATAGGATTAATGATATGTTTCATCCCGGCTATTATATATACGGTTTATTCCCTTTTCTTTTTACAGCCTAGACAAGAAGCTTTTGTTAGCAGTAACGAACATTTTCTAGGTAAGGAATACAGTGAAGTCGTTGAAGTCATGTCCGATTATGATGTCGAGGATATGCCAAATGTGGTTCAATACCAGTTAGCTTCATCTTACATAATCAATGAATCACTTACTGAAGAGCAAAAGGAAAATATACAAAACACCGTTTCCTTACAATCGGAACCTCTCTATTTTCAATATTGGATACACATTGGAAGAGGGAATGCGAAGGAAGCGCTCGATATTGCACGTTCGTTAGAAGATAAAGATCTTATTATGTTCGCACTCATTAAATATCGTGAAGTATTGAAGTCTGATGATAAATTGAGCAGTGAAGAAAAACAGCAAAAAATTAAAGAAGTACAAGCTGAAATAGATGAGTATCTCGAAGAGCAAGAAGCAATTAAAGAAGAAGAAGAGAGACTTAAAGAAGAAGAGAGAAAAGCTGAAGAAGAAAAGCAAAAAGAACAAGAAGCAATGGAGCAAAAGGCTAAGGAAGAAGCAGCAGCTGCTGAAAAGGAGCAAAAGCCTGCAACACCACCGAAACCGACCAATGCGAATTAG
- a CDS encoding metalloregulator ArsR/SmtB family transcription factor translates to MCRIILNQMVKYNAEHLNDVFSVLSDPTRRTIIEQLSKGERSVQELAQPFDMSLPAISKHLKVLENAGLVTHRKEGRFRYYAIKPDSMDEACEWISTLKELWTKFEGMFCCSKQKKQ, encoded by the coding sequence ATGTGTCGCATTATACTTAACCAAATGGTTAAATATAATGCAGAACATTTAAATGATGTATTTTCAGTTCTATCTGATCCGACTCGGCGTACGATCATCGAGCAGCTATCAAAAGGAGAAAGGAGTGTGCAAGAGTTAGCCCAGCCTTTTGATATGTCGCTGCCTGCGATCTCAAAGCATTTGAAAGTTTTAGAGAATGCAGGTCTTGTCACACACCGAAAAGAGGGACGTTTTCGCTATTACGCGATAAAACCGGATTCAATGGATGAAGCATGTGAATGGATTTCTACGCTTAAAGAGCTTTGGACAAAATTTGAAGGTATGTTTTGCTGCAGCAAGCAAAAAAAGCAGTGA
- a CDS encoding glutamine--tRNA ligase/YqeY domain fusion protein, with product MENSSSNFIKTIIQNDLESGKHKKVVTRFPPEPNGYLHIGHAKSIVINFGLADEFGGETNLRFDDTNPLKEDQEYVDAIKNDVEWLGFEWENLRFASDYFEEMYARAVLLIKKGKAYVDDLTADEIREYRGTLTEPGKESPYRNRSVEENLDLFDRMRKGEFENGQKVLRAKIDMSSPNINLRDPVIYRVSHATHHNTGDTWCIYPMYAFAHPIEDAIEGVTHSLCTTEFEDQRPLYNWVVEECEMESQPQQIEFGRLGLTNTVMSKRKLKQLVDEGYVDGWDDPRMPTISGLRRKGYTPESIVEFVKAAGVSKGSGVTDTAMLEHFIREDLKVKAPRTMGIVDPLKVVITNYPEGQVEMLDAEINPENPEMGSRQIPFSREIYIEREDFMEDPPKKYFRLFPGNEVRLKHAYFIKCENFIKDENGNVVELHCTYDVETKSGSGFTGRKVKGTLHWVEATQAVPAEFRIYEPLISDEDMEKEEDSEGKTFLDYVNQDSLIVKQGFIEANMKDAKPQDKFQFFRHGYFNVDPKHTTDEKIVFNEIVSLKSSFKL from the coding sequence ATGGAGAATAGTTCTTCTAATTTTATTAAAACAATCATCCAAAACGATCTGGAATCCGGAAAACACAAGAAAGTAGTAACGCGTTTCCCTCCAGAACCTAACGGATATCTTCATATTGGACATGCAAAATCAATCGTAATCAACTTCGGACTTGCAGATGAGTTTGGCGGAGAAACAAATCTGCGCTTTGATGATACGAACCCATTAAAAGAAGACCAAGAATACGTTGATGCGATTAAGAACGACGTCGAGTGGCTTGGGTTTGAATGGGAGAACCTTCGCTTTGCTTCTGATTACTTTGAAGAAATGTATGCGCGTGCTGTGCTTTTAATCAAAAAAGGAAAAGCATATGTGGATGACCTTACTGCTGATGAGATTCGTGAGTACCGCGGAACGTTGACAGAGCCAGGTAAAGAAAGCCCTTATCGCAACCGTTCTGTAGAAGAGAACTTAGATCTATTCGATCGCATGCGTAAAGGCGAGTTCGAGAACGGTCAAAAAGTACTTCGTGCGAAGATCGACATGAGTTCACCTAATATTAACTTACGTGACCCAGTCATCTATCGTGTCTCTCACGCAACTCATCACAATACAGGTGATACGTGGTGCATCTATCCGATGTATGCATTTGCTCATCCGATCGAGGATGCGATCGAAGGCGTTACACATTCGCTTTGTACAACAGAATTTGAAGACCAACGCCCTCTTTACAACTGGGTTGTGGAAGAGTGTGAGATGGAAAGTCAGCCTCAACAGATCGAATTCGGTCGCCTAGGCTTAACGAATACGGTAATGAGTAAACGTAAGCTTAAGCAGCTTGTAGACGAAGGCTATGTAGATGGATGGGACGATCCACGCATGCCGACAATCTCCGGACTACGCCGTAAAGGCTACACGCCTGAGTCAATCGTTGAGTTTGTAAAAGCAGCTGGTGTTTCTAAAGGTTCTGGTGTAACGGACACAGCGATGCTTGAGCACTTTATCCGTGAAGATCTTAAAGTAAAAGCACCTCGTACAATGGGTATTGTTGATCCATTAAAAGTGGTCATCACAAACTATCCTGAAGGACAGGTTGAAATGTTAGATGCTGAAATCAACCCTGAAAATCCTGAAATGGGATCACGTCAGATTCCGTTCTCGCGTGAAATCTATATCGAGCGTGAAGATTTTATGGAAGATCCTCCGAAAAAGTACTTCCGTCTCTTCCCGGGTAACGAAGTTCGCTTAAAGCATGCTTACTTCATTAAATGCGAGAATTTCATAAAAGATGAAAACGGTAATGTCGTTGAACTACATTGTACATATGATGTGGAGACGAAATCCGGCTCAGGTTTTACAGGCCGTAAAGTAAAAGGTACACTTCATTGGGTAGAAGCGACACAAGCCGTGCCTGCTGAGTTCCGTATCTATGAGCCACTTATCTCTGATGAAGATATGGAAAAAGAAGAAGATAGTGAAGGCAAGACATTCTTGGATTACGTGAACCAAGATTCTCTTATCGTAAAACAAGGATTTATTGAAGCAAACATGAAGGACGCGAAACCTCAAGATAAGTTCCAATTCTTCCGTCATGGATACTTCAACGTGGATCCGAAGCATACTACTGATGAAAAAATTGTATTTAACGAAATTGTTTCTCTGAAAAGTTCGTTTAAATTATAG
- a CDS encoding ATP-binding cassette domain-containing protein, whose product METQDEIIKVQKIVKRYGDFTAVDGSEFSVHNGEVFGLLGPNGAGKTTTLEMLVGLRKPDEGTAIVGGFDITKELDKVKEVIGVQLQSTTLFELLTVDEILHLYGSFYREHISIPELIDDMLLTEKKNSRIKGLSGGQKQRLAIALALVHDPQIIFLDEPTTGLDPQARRTLWDIILRLKERGKTVVLTTHYMDEAHVLCDRIAIMDQGKLIALDTPSELVRNLQSDSAVEFKFNDEVDIALSEIDGVKQVGSQKDVHVLYTDDLQKTLTSLIAIASEKQLKLVDLQTRTATLEDVFIHMTGRRLREG is encoded by the coding sequence ATGGAAACGCAGGATGAAATAATAAAGGTGCAAAAGATTGTGAAACGATATGGAGATTTCACTGCCGTGGATGGAAGTGAATTCTCTGTACATAATGGAGAGGTGTTTGGTCTGCTGGGCCCGAACGGAGCGGGAAAGACGACAACACTTGAGATGTTGGTAGGTCTTCGTAAACCAGATGAAGGAACTGCCATCGTTGGTGGATTCGATATTACAAAAGAGCTTGATAAAGTAAAAGAAGTAATCGGTGTACAGCTCCAATCTACTACTCTTTTTGAGCTATTGACTGTAGATGAGATCCTTCATCTTTACGGCAGTTTTTACCGCGAACATATTTCGATTCCTGAACTAATTGATGACATGCTTTTAACAGAGAAGAAGAATAGCAGAATTAAAGGTTTGTCTGGTGGTCAAAAGCAGAGACTTGCGATTGCACTTGCACTCGTGCACGATCCGCAGATTATTTTCTTGGACGAACCTACGACTGGACTCGATCCACAAGCACGCCGTACGTTATGGGACATTATTTTACGATTGAAGGAACGTGGCAAAACCGTTGTACTGACGACTCATTACATGGATGAGGCACACGTGCTATGCGATCGTATCGCCATTATGGACCAAGGAAAGCTAATAGCTCTAGATACGCCTAGTGAACTTGTGAGAAATCTTCAGTCGGATAGCGCAGTGGAATTCAAGTTTAACGATGAAGTAGATATCGCTTTATCAGAGATTGACGGAGTGAAACAAGTGGGCAGTCAGAAAGATGTACACGTTCTCTATACGGATGATCTACAGAAGACTTTAACGAGTTTAATCGCTATCGCTTCTGAAAAACAACTGAAGCTTGTAGATCTTCAAACGAGAACGGCAACACTTGAAGATGTGTTTATCCACATGACTGGAAGAAGGTTAAGAGAAGGATGA
- a CDS encoding M15 family metallopeptidase, which produces MFYLVTLEWKKRNTPLPTELHPIVAENRDLLIQKASEKGIDIVITDDFRSAAEQDRLYEQGRSREGTIVTHVEGGESYHNYGLAIDFALKLDDGSVVWNLERDDNGNGQSDWMEVVGIAKELGFEWGGDWAGFKDYPHLEMDFGLSIRELQYGERPPANIRN; this is translated from the coding sequence ATTTTTTATCTGGTAACACTAGAATGGAAAAAGAGAAACACACCACTGCCTACTGAATTGCATCCGATCGTTGCAGAGAACCGTGATCTTTTAATACAAAAAGCGTCTGAAAAAGGAATTGATATAGTAATTACTGATGATTTTCGATCTGCAGCAGAACAGGATCGGCTGTATGAACAGGGCCGTTCAAGAGAAGGAACCATTGTGACGCATGTGGAAGGTGGAGAATCTTATCATAACTATGGCTTAGCGATTGATTTTGCTCTTAAGCTGGATGATGGTTCTGTGGTATGGAATCTTGAACGAGATGACAATGGAAATGGGCAGTCAGATTGGATGGAAGTGGTTGGAATTGCCAAAGAATTAGGTTTCGAGTGGGGTGGAGATTGGGCTGGTTTTAAGGACTATCCGCACCTTGAGATGGACTTTGGGTTGAGTATTCGGGAGTTGCAGTATGGAGAGCGGCCTCCAGCTAACATTAGGAACTAA
- a CDS encoding DUF5082 family protein: MGFSDDLSAIYSSLSSRTAAIDEKIARLQRAKGEINQEQNTSMQEIRKILEPELGSLWMGNRANAFDQSREEAYKIMQDIVNDDYEDYQQKIGVVIGLLKIERESLSVIGGLANEASQLLDKGEDALEELGSRIDDLKRRIF, encoded by the coding sequence GTGGGATTTTCAGATGATTTAAGTGCTATCTATAGTAGTTTATCAAGTCGCACCGCGGCCATAGATGAAAAGATAGCGAGGCTGCAGCGAGCTAAAGGTGAGATTAATCAAGAACAGAACACGAGTATGCAAGAAATTCGCAAAATTCTAGAACCAGAGCTTGGTAGTTTGTGGATGGGAAATCGAGCGAATGCCTTTGACCAATCGAGAGAAGAAGCATATAAGATTATGCAAGATATTGTAAACGATGACTATGAGGATTATCAACAAAAGATAGGTGTTGTAATCGGATTATTAAAAATAGAAAGAGAATCTTTAAGTGTTATTGGAGGCTTAGCAAATGAGGCTAGTCAATTGCTAGACAAGGGAGAAGATGCACTTGAGGAACTAGGGAGCCGAATTGATGATCTGAAAAGGAGGATCTTTTAA
- a CDS encoding SIMPL domain-containing protein (The SIMPL domain is named for its presence in mouse protein SIMPL (signalling molecule that associates with mouse pelle-like kinase). Bacterial member BP26, from Brucella, was shown to assemble into a channel-like structure, while YggE from E. coli has been associated with resistance to oxidative stress.), which produces MYYNHPGFQNTGMRQQDDLTTMNRLIVTGEGSVSAVPDRALLTIGVITENRNLSVAQKENADKTASVIRTLMSLGISQSDIQTSSFRIEPQYNYENGQQQFRGYRVEHQLQVTIKDIRQTGQAIDQAAANGANSVSSIQFTVSNPDAFYNQALSLAIQNAQQKAISMARALQVTLRPVPIIVQEVSQSLPPRPVPFQAVMYAQSAETPIQPGENKITASVKIQYTYS; this is translated from the coding sequence ATGTATTACAACCATCCAGGTTTCCAAAATACAGGCATGAGGCAACAAGACGACCTAACAACGATGAATCGCCTAATTGTAACGGGTGAAGGCTCTGTTTCTGCTGTGCCAGATCGAGCTCTTCTTACAATAGGAGTCATTACAGAAAACCGAAATTTAAGTGTGGCTCAAAAGGAGAACGCTGATAAAACGGCTTCTGTTATTCGAACACTGATGTCACTAGGTATTTCTCAAAGCGATATTCAAACCTCTAGTTTTCGAATTGAACCTCAATATAACTATGAAAATGGACAGCAGCAATTTAGAGGATATCGTGTAGAGCACCAGCTTCAGGTAACGATAAAAGATATTCGCCAGACTGGCCAGGCAATCGATCAAGCGGCAGCGAACGGAGCTAACTCTGTATCGTCCATTCAATTCACCGTTTCAAACCCAGATGCCTTTTATAATCAAGCGTTGTCACTAGCAATTCAAAATGCTCAACAAAAAGCTATTTCGATGGCAAGGGCATTACAAGTTACACTTCGGCCGGTACCGATAATCGTTCAAGAAGTATCTCAGTCACTGCCCCCTAGACCTGTTCCGTTTCAAGCCGTAATGTATGCACAAAGTGCGGAAACCCCTATACAGCCAGGCGAGAATAAGATCACAGCCTCTGTCAAGATCCAATACACGTATAGTTAG
- a CDS encoding WXG100 family type VII secretion target, translating into MSGIIRVTPAELVDMSGRYSNESSQVGEQVSRLNAMISQLEGMWEGEASKAFSQQYEALKPSFLQMQQLLEDISAQLNNTSRALEDADNQIASQIRG; encoded by the coding sequence ATGTCAGGAATTATTCGCGTTACACCAGCAGAACTAGTAGATATGTCAGGTCGTTACTCCAATGAAAGTAGCCAAGTCGGGGAACAAGTTTCACGTCTGAATGCAATGATTAGCCAATTAGAAGGTATGTGGGAAGGGGAAGCAAGTAAAGCTTTCAGCCAACAATACGAAGCATTAAAGCCATCTTTCCTTCAAATGCAACAGTTACTAGAAGATATCTCAGCTCAACTTAACAACACATCTAGAGCTCTAGAAGACGCTGATAACCAAATCGCAAGCCAAATTAGAGGGTAA
- a CDS encoding dipeptidase, which produces MNVIDLHCDALLKLWETDGRLSYADAPQLATNKKRLQKGKVNVQFFAIFIEPFIPSDQKFHSALQQVDYFNKEVLGKNPEMKHLKNWNDFQTLKDGEIGAVLTLEGVDAIGDDLTKLSILHQLGVLLIGLTWNHANLAADGAQEPRGAGLTVFGKEIVAFNNKNKILTDVSHLCDRAFWDVMEIADYPLASHSNSRVLCDHPRNLTDEMAKEMFGKGGVVHVVYNPPFTKNEGSASIGDLIKHIDHFCGLGGVNQIGLGSDFDGISQLITDLEDASMTQNLINELLKHYSEEEVRGFASQNFLSFISKI; this is translated from the coding sequence ATGAATGTCATTGACTTGCATTGTGATGCATTATTAAAACTATGGGAAACGGACGGCAGGCTCAGTTATGCGGATGCGCCACAGCTTGCTACAAATAAGAAACGACTGCAAAAGGGAAAAGTAAACGTTCAGTTCTTTGCGATTTTTATAGAGCCTTTTATTCCGAGTGATCAAAAATTTCATTCTGCTTTACAGCAAGTAGATTATTTTAACAAAGAGGTTCTTGGTAAAAATCCAGAAATGAAGCATTTGAAGAACTGGAATGACTTTCAAACATTGAAGGATGGAGAAATCGGAGCAGTACTGACGCTTGAAGGAGTAGATGCGATTGGTGACGATCTTACGAAGTTAAGCATTCTGCATCAACTCGGTGTTCTCTTGATCGGGCTAACCTGGAATCATGCGAATCTTGCAGCTGATGGTGCACAAGAACCACGTGGTGCTGGTCTGACGGTGTTTGGAAAAGAAATTGTAGCATTTAATAATAAAAATAAAATTTTAACCGATGTGTCTCATTTATGTGATCGCGCTTTTTGGGATGTGATGGAGATTGCCGATTATCCGCTTGCCAGTCATTCTAATTCACGCGTATTATGTGACCATCCGCGTAACCTGACGGACGAGATGGCAAAAGAGATGTTCGGTAAAGGTGGAGTGGTGCACGTAGTGTATAACCCGCCATTTACGAAGAATGAGGGTTCAGCTAGTATTGGTGACTTAATTAAACATATCGACCATTTTTGTGGACTAGGCGGTGTTAACCAAATCGGTCTGGGCTCTGATTTTGATGGCATTTCGCAGCTTATTACAGATTTAGAAGATGCATCTATGACTCAAAACTTAATTAATGAGTTATTGAAGCATTATTCTGAAGAGGAAGTCCGTGGATTTGCGTCTCAAAACTTTTTGAGTTTTATTTCTAAAATATAG
- a CDS encoding ABC transporter permease, with protein sequence MRSYYLLTLAQLRIFLRNRQVLFWTLAFPIVLMVMLGSFLGNGNGVSITAAVVDQDKSEQSKNLVKEMEKNEAVSLEKSSNEKDVLSQLKQGDLTLVITIPKGYGENLSAGNKANPFKLPVYYNETNMAMSQVGLQLVDNAVDTISKKSVKYEPVVVTESKGVEALNLRYIDFLVPGIVAMMIMSNNMNGVAGQISSWRERGILRRMQGTTLKASTFIAAQITARFMLNGLQAMIVLAVAWAAFGIEVRGSWLTVIAFVTLGTLAFMAIGFIIAGIAKTPESAGPIAGFLSFPMLFLGGVFFPIRDMPEFLQPFVQILPIAHLSHALRETMNVGASFLDLGMEALILGGWLIGAFIVASFTFKWE encoded by the coding sequence ATGAGATCATACTACCTACTAACACTCGCTCAGCTTCGGATCTTCCTTAGAAACAGACAAGTACTGTTCTGGACCCTTGCATTTCCTATCGTTCTGATGGTCATGTTAGGTTCATTCTTAGGAAACGGTAATGGAGTTTCTATTACGGCAGCTGTTGTCGATCAGGATAAAAGTGAACAGTCGAAGAACTTAGTAAAAGAAATGGAAAAGAACGAAGCGGTATCTCTTGAAAAAAGTTCAAACGAAAAAGATGTGTTAAGTCAGTTAAAACAAGGTGACCTAACGCTCGTTATTACTATTCCAAAAGGCTATGGTGAAAATCTTTCTGCTGGAAACAAAGCAAATCCGTTCAAACTGCCTGTTTATTATAATGAAACGAACATGGCGATGTCCCAAGTTGGACTTCAGCTTGTCGATAATGCGGTTGACACGATCAGTAAAAAATCTGTGAAATACGAGCCTGTTGTTGTAACAGAGTCAAAAGGTGTAGAAGCACTGAACCTTCGTTACATCGATTTCCTTGTACCGGGAATCGTGGCGATGATGATCATGAGCAACAACATGAATGGTGTGGCAGGGCAGATTTCTTCATGGCGTGAGCGTGGAATCTTACGTCGTATGCAAGGAACAACACTTAAAGCTTCTACATTTATCGCGGCACAAATTACCGCTCGTTTTATGCTGAACGGTTTGCAAGCGATGATCGTATTAGCTGTCGCTTGGGCGGCGTTCGGCATTGAAGTGAGAGGTTCATGGTTAACTGTAATCGCGTTTGTAACCCTCGGGACGTTAGCCTTTATGGCAATCGGTTTTATCATCGCAGGTATTGCCAAGACGCCTGAGAGTGCTGGACCGATTGCTGGTTTTCTATCGTTTCCGATGCTGTTTTTAGGAGGCGTATTCTTCCCGATTCGAGATATGCCTGAGTTTTTACAGCCATTTGTCCAAATTTTACCCATCGCTCATTTAAGCCATGCTCTTCGTGAGACGATGAACGTTGGTGCTTCGTTCTTAGATCTCGGTATGGAAGCGCTGATTCTAGGAGGCTGGTTGATCGGAGCGTTTATCGTAGCGAGTTTCACGTTTAAGTGGGAATAG
- a CDS encoding DUF6526 family protein: MNTQNYKNHARMHPVYHYVLSLLVLGGLVASIVYLVKAEDTLLGVILILMSLSLLVTFALLRMYPLKAQDRAIRAEENLRYYVLTGKLLDGRLTAGQIVALRFAPDEEFPLLAEKALAENMKPKEIKQAIMNWKADHYRI; the protein is encoded by the coding sequence ATGAATACACAAAATTATAAAAATCATGCAAGGATGCACCCCGTCTATCATTATGTACTTTCTTTACTTGTGCTTGGAGGACTCGTAGCAAGCATTGTTTATCTGGTTAAAGCAGAAGATACGTTACTTGGCGTGATATTAATTCTGATGTCTCTCAGCCTGTTAGTGACGTTTGCTTTACTTCGCATGTACCCATTAAAAGCTCAAGATCGAGCAATCCGTGCAGAAGAGAACTTGCGCTATTATGTTTTAACAGGAAAGTTGTTGGATGGAAGACTTACTGCAGGGCAGATCGTAGCCCTTCGATTCGCACCAGATGAGGAGTTTCCACTTTTGGCAGAGAAGGCATTAGCTGAAAACATGAAACCGAAGGAAATTAAACAAGCGATTATGAATTGGAAAGCAGATCACTATAGAATTTAA
- a CDS encoding DUF5344 family protein: protein MQTIKLQFHDVTQQLGETQKALDALTLPSPSAGALGKNELQFTKEFLQREENLHKMIFEYMNVVTKNIEDTKANIEILKNQDEAIFRNK, encoded by the coding sequence ATGCAGACCATAAAACTACAATTTCATGATGTTACTCAACAATTGGGTGAAACACAGAAAGCGCTTGACGCTCTTACTCTTCCAAGTCCTTCAGCTGGAGCACTTGGAAAGAACGAACTTCAGTTTACGAAAGAATTTCTGCAGCGAGAAGAAAATCTTCATAAGATGATATTTGAGTACATGAATGTGGTAACAAAAAATATTGAGGATACAAAAGCGAATATTGAGATTCTAAAAAATCAGGATGAAGCGATTTTTAGAAATAAATAG